From a single Phorcysia thermohydrogeniphila genomic region:
- the mqnC gene encoding cyclic dehypoxanthinyl futalosine synthase, producing the protein MEVVEKVLSGERISEGEALWLLREADLITLGQLANFVRNRKHPEKEVTFVIDRNINYTNICTCKCRFCAFYREEKDPDAYVIDWETLRKKIEETVELGGTAVLLQGGLHPSLGIEYYEELLSFIKSNFPQIHVHGFSAPEILHISRVSGLSIEEVLKRLKSCGLGSIPGGGAEILVDKVRERIAPRKAKTKEWLEVHRTAHRLGLRTTATMMFGSLDTDEDIVEHLKVIRELQDETGGFTAFIPWSYQPDNTELGREVKDKASGERYLRVLAVSRIYLDNIPNVQASWVTQGGKLAQVALKFGANDFGSLMIEENVVAAAGVKFRMPLSEIIRLIKDAGYTPVQRDTLYQKLRSF; encoded by the coding sequence ATGGAGGTTGTAGAAAAGGTTCTCTCTGGAGAGAGGATTTCTGAGGGTGAGGCTCTGTGGCTTTTAAGGGAAGCAGACCTCATTACGCTTGGTCAACTTGCGAATTTCGTGAGGAATAGGAAACATCCAGAAAAAGAGGTTACCTTCGTCATAGATAGGAACATAAACTACACGAACATCTGCACCTGTAAGTGTAGGTTCTGCGCTTTCTATAGGGAAGAAAAAGACCCCGACGCTTACGTTATAGACTGGGAAACTTTAAGGAAAAAGATAGAGGAGACTGTAGAACTGGGAGGGACGGCAGTTCTCCTTCAGGGAGGACTCCACCCAAGTCTTGGCATTGAGTACTACGAGGAGCTCCTCAGCTTTATAAAGTCAAACTTCCCACAGATACACGTTCACGGCTTTTCTGCGCCAGAGATTCTGCACATTTCAAGAGTTTCAGGACTCTCTATAGAGGAAGTTTTAAAGCGTCTTAAGTCTTGTGGTCTTGGTTCAATTCCCGGTGGGGGAGCAGAAATACTCGTTGACAAGGTAAGGGAGAGAATAGCCCCCCGAAAGGCAAAAACTAAGGAATGGCTTGAAGTTCACAGGACTGCCCACAGACTCGGTTTAAGAACCACGGCAACGATGATGTTTGGGAGTTTGGACACCGACGAGGATATTGTTGAACACCTTAAAGTGATAAGGGAATTACAGGATGAAACAGGAGGTTTTACAGCCTTCATACCTTGGAGCTACCAGCCGGATAACACCGAACTTGGAAGAGAAGTAAAAGATAAGGCCAGTGGGGAGAGATATCTGAGAGTTTTAGCAGTTTCCAGAATTTACCTTGACAATATCCCTAACGTTCAGGCCTCTTGGGTGACTCAGGGGGGAAAGCTTGCACAGGTTGCCCTTAAGTTTGGCGCAAACGACTTTGGCTCTCTCATGATTGAGGAAAACGTTGTGGCAGCAGCAGGCGTAAAGTTCAGAATGCCCCTGTCTGAAATCATAAGGCTGATAAAGGACGCAGGCTACACGCCAGTTCAGAGGGATACTCTATACCAGAAGCTCAGAAGTTTTTGA
- a CDS encoding ATP-binding protein — MECQICGGSGWIVEESGGVSKAVRCRCQFERFSKEFLRSSSIPARYRNCKFSNFYPETETQLRALKACKEFFYQFPFVDRGILLYGNPGTGKTHLAVALLRNVIKYKGLRGVFCDFRNLLIELKSTFGTGESETEILENVMRAPLLVLDDVGAERGTEWAKDKLATIINYRYANNLPTIITTNLRFDVPTGESFSSRFDERTESRIYEMCTIIKVEGHDRRRKARL; from the coding sequence TTGGAGTGTCAAATTTGCGGTGGCAGCGGTTGGATTGTAGAGGAATCGGGGGGCGTAAGCAAAGCAGTCCGCTGCAGGTGCCAGTTTGAACGCTTCAGCAAAGAATTCCTAAGGAGCTCCTCCATCCCTGCCAGATACAGGAACTGTAAGTTCTCAAACTTCTACCCAGAAACAGAAACTCAGCTAAGAGCTCTAAAGGCATGTAAGGAGTTCTTTTACCAGTTTCCCTTCGTTGACAGGGGAATTCTCCTCTATGGTAACCCCGGAACGGGAAAGACCCACCTTGCAGTTGCACTACTCAGGAACGTTATAAAGTATAAAGGGCTAAGGGGAGTTTTCTGCGACTTTAGGAATTTACTCATAGAGCTAAAGAGTACATTTGGTACCGGTGAATCTGAGACGGAGATTTTAGAAAACGTTATGAGAGCTCCCCTCCTTGTCCTTGACGACGTTGGAGCCGAAAGGGGAACGGAGTGGGCCAAAGACAAGCTGGCAACGATAATAAACTATAGGTACGCCAACAACTTACCCACAATCATAACGACGAACCTACGCTTTGACGTTCCAACAGGTGAGAGTTTCTCCTCAAGGTTTGACGAGAGAACGGAATCACGCATCTACGAAATGTGCACAATAATAAAGGTGGAAGGTCATGACAGGAGGAGGAAAGCCCGTTTATAA
- the rapZ gene encoding RNase adapter RapZ — MKRKKKILILTGESGAGKSSAMRHLEDLGFYCIDNIPPSLIPNLIRLVEDNPEIEKAVLVTDIRNPSFRTTAPSVLENIKSKFPEVEIWYFTADKETLIKRFSETRRPHPFERYEPGKSLEALIEEEREILEPIKALADRVIDTTEMTTHDLKRFLKEMILSGKPRLKVTVMSFGFKYGLPPSADNVFDVRFLPNPHFVPELRPKTGMDKEVVDYIFQFPEAKEISELITRFVEFTLPMYEQEGKAYVTYAIGCTGGQHRSVAITELVAQEIAKKFRGYNVFVEHRELSERRQISSGEE; from the coding sequence ATGAAGAGAAAAAAGAAAATACTAATCTTGACGGGAGAATCTGGTGCTGGTAAATCCAGCGCAATGAGACATTTAGAAGATTTAGGTTTTTACTGTATAGACAACATCCCGCCCTCCCTCATTCCTAACCTCATAAGGCTCGTGGAAGATAACCCCGAAATAGAGAAGGCCGTCCTTGTAACAGATATAAGAAACCCTTCTTTCCGTACTACAGCTCCTTCAGTCCTTGAGAACATTAAGTCTAAGTTCCCAGAAGTTGAAATATGGTACTTCACAGCAGACAAAGAAACGCTCATTAAACGCTTCAGCGAAACTAGGCGCCCCCATCCTTTTGAACGTTACGAGCCGGGCAAAAGCCTTGAAGCTCTTATAGAGGAAGAGAGAGAAATCCTTGAACCGATAAAGGCCTTGGCGGATAGAGTCATAGACACCACTGAAATGACAACCCACGACCTCAAACGTTTCCTGAAGGAAATGATTCTCAGCGGTAAGCCAAGACTAAAAGTTACAGTTATGTCCTTCGGCTTTAAGTACGGTCTTCCGCCATCTGCCGATAACGTCTTTGACGTTAGGTTCTTACCCAACCCCCACTTTGTGCCAGAGCTCCGTCCAAAAACCGGTATGGACAAGGAAGTTGTTGACTACATCTTTCAGTTTCCAGAAGCTAAAGAAATCTCAGAACTAATAACCCGCTTTGTAGAGTTTACCCTCCCTATGTATGAGCAGGAAGGAAAAGCCTACGTCACCTATGCTATCGGCTGCACCGGCGGACAGCACAGGTCAGTAGCTATTACTGAGCTCGTAGCTCAGGAGATTGCAAAGAAGTTTAGAGGCTACAACGTGTTTGTTGAACATAGGGAACTAAGCGAAAGGAGGCAAATTAGTAGCGGCGAAGAATAG
- a CDS encoding NAD(+)/NADH kinase: MTGGGKPVYKNIGIIANPIKPESGRGVQRIIRKLRDYPVRLYTDEETCKLTGEPVCKEKVKVVDRLILPDKVDVILVLGGDGTFLTVAKLVDKRPVPLLGINFGTLGFLTEISIDNIEESLERLLRGEFTVENRPVIRVKVLRKNGHISIYRCVNEVAIKRDTLARIIEIEVEADGDYVTTFRGDGVIVATPTGSTAYSLSAGGPILMPTLSAMLLTPICPHTLTLRPLVLEGKICLTAKLKTESETVMVIFDGQEGIELRKGDIIEITRSPYDLLILRDPKKSYYQTLREKLKWG; encoded by the coding sequence ATGACAGGAGGAGGAAAGCCCGTTTATAAGAACATCGGCATAATAGCCAACCCGATAAAACCTGAAAGCGGTAGGGGTGTCCAGAGGATAATAAGGAAACTCAGAGACTATCCAGTTAGACTATACACAGATGAGGAAACCTGCAAGCTAACGGGAGAACCCGTTTGCAAGGAAAAGGTAAAAGTCGTTGATAGGCTAATTTTGCCCGACAAAGTTGACGTCATTCTGGTTCTTGGCGGAGACGGCACGTTCCTCACGGTGGCAAAGCTCGTTGATAAAAGACCCGTCCCTCTCCTTGGAATAAACTTTGGAACCCTCGGATTTTTAACGGAAATTTCCATAGACAACATAGAAGAAAGCCTTGAAAGACTGTTAAGGGGAGAATTTACCGTTGAAAACAGGCCGGTAATAAGGGTTAAAGTTCTTCGTAAAAACGGCCACATTTCCATCTATAGGTGCGTTAACGAAGTTGCAATAAAGAGGGACACCTTAGCGAGAATTATTGAAATAGAGGTTGAGGCAGATGGGGACTACGTTACAACCTTTAGAGGGGACGGTGTAATCGTTGCAACGCCAACAGGCTCAACTGCTTACTCTCTCTCCGCCGGTGGTCCCATACTGATGCCCACTTTGAGCGCAATGCTCCTTACGCCCATATGTCCCCACACGCTCACCCTTAGACCTCTCGTCCTTGAAGGAAAGATCTGTCTTACGGCAAAACTAAAGACTGAAAGCGAAACTGTGATGGTCATTTTTGATGGTCAGGAGGGGATAGAGCTCCGAAAAGGTGACATCATAGAGATAACCCGCTCACCCTACGACCTCCTAATCCTGAGAGACCCAAAGAAGTCTTACTACCAAACCTTAAGGGAGAAACTTAAATGGGGGTAG
- a CDS encoding ATP/GTP-binding protein, with the protein MGVGIISAIAAAAFLLPVIFGINGKLTTPESSQCYRGKLYISNIGGLPPDKKDGDGYILLADLKGNVIKRKFITGLNAPKGITFAKGKLFVADIDTVVVADPETGKILKKIPIPGAKFLNDIAFDGKRTVYVTDTQTNSIYTIDTENFKVSLYLKDSRLQGPNGIAFLPDGKILIASWGGGKLLLLDGKDIKVIASGFETLDGVVALEDGTILFSDFSAGKVYELKGGKLKEIYKGFSPADIGYCNGILFIPEFMVNSVKAVRVKK; encoded by the coding sequence ATGGGGGTAGGAATAATCTCCGCTATAGCTGCTGCAGCTTTTTTGCTTCCAGTAATTTTTGGAATAAACGGTAAGTTAACTACACCCGAAAGTTCTCAATGTTACAGAGGAAAGCTCTACATCTCAAACATAGGAGGTTTACCGCCAGACAAAAAAGACGGAGACGGCTACATCCTGCTCGCCGACCTTAAAGGAAACGTCATTAAACGTAAGTTTATAACGGGACTAAACGCTCCAAAAGGAATAACCTTCGCAAAAGGCAAACTATTTGTGGCGGATATTGACACCGTTGTTGTCGCAGACCCGGAAACGGGAAAAATACTTAAGAAGATTCCAATACCCGGCGCTAAGTTTTTAAACGATATCGCCTTTGACGGAAAAAGGACTGTCTACGTTACAGATACCCAGACAAACTCCATATACACCATAGATACCGAAAACTTTAAAGTCTCCCTCTACTTAAAGGATTCAAGACTTCAAGGACCAAACGGAATAGCCTTCCTCCCTGACGGAAAAATACTCATTGCAAGCTGGGGCGGAGGGAAGCTACTTCTCCTTGACGGCAAGGATATAAAAGTAATAGCCTCTGGCTTTGAAACGCTTGACGGCGTTGTAGCTTTAGAGGATGGAACTATTCTATTTTCTGATTTTTCCGCCGGCAAAGTTTACGAGCTTAAAGGCGGAAAACTTAAAGAAATCTACAAAGGGTTTTCCCCTGCCGATATAGGCTACTGTAACGGCATTCTGTTTATTCCGGAGTTTATGGTCAACAGCGTTAAGGCCGTGAGGGTGAAAAAATGA